The nucleotide sequence ACCCACTTCTCTATTCCTGGCTGCCTCTCAGCATCCTCCATTGATTTTTATCCCAAAAGACAGTGGTCCTTGGCTGCTCCACTCATGAATAGTTGCACCCACGTCTCTTGCCGACCACTAACCATTtgttctctctttccttctcagCCAACCCTTTTGGGGAAGATCCCAGCCAGCTACCTCCCAAGGACGGCTCACCACCTACAGGATATCCAGGCTATGGACATTATCAGTGAAACACTTTGGGGCCAGGGAGAGTTCAGTTTTTGTTGGGGTGGGGCAGGCATTTCCCCTGAAGCTATTCAAGACCTTCACTCAACAGTACCAAAAATAGCACATGCCTCATAATTCAAGGGATGCGATTCCTAGAGTTTTCTTGGAGGGAGAGTACAGAATATTTGAGCAGTGTAATGTCTGCCTCTCTCTGAGGGGCCTTTGGGGTTATGGAATGATATGCCCCAGGAATACTTCCATGTGTGCTGAGGGAGCCAGAGCCTACACAGGCTGAATGGCTAATATGAATCCTAAGAGGAAATGTCTTAGCTTTGTAGGTTCTGGATATGGATTAACAATTAAATGCCTGTGACAAAGGACTTTACACAAAAGGACTCTTTCCCTGGCTTTCAAGTTGTGGGGCTTGTACCGCTTTCTCCGCATGCTGGAGAGCCATTCCCAGGTTTGCTTGCAAAAGTCTGTAGGCAGAGCAGCCTGTACCTTGGCTTTTCCCCAGGTCTTGTGTGTAGGTAAGGGGGCGTGATTGTAGCAAGCACAAGCTGTGCCATTGTATCCAGAACCACAGTGCCGTGTTCCCAAAATAAGCCTCTCTTTATTCTAGATCAGACCTCCAAAGGCAGCTTTGCTGCTCCACATAGTGTCCCCCCCCAATCGGGCTCAGTCAATCCCTCTGGCTTTGCTGCCTGCTTGAGGCTGCAGAAACAGTGGGGTTGTCAAAACACATATCAGGCTGCAGTAATAACATGGCTGGTGGGCTGCATTCAGCTTAATGGGTCCCAGGTCGCACAGGTCTGCCCTGGAGCCAAGGTTTACCCTAATAATGTGATGCATCAGCCTCCAGCATCTTTAACGTTATTGACCAAGACAGGTTGGAGGGACAGAGAAAGTGATAGAGCTTCTGGTCCGCCTACAATTTCCACCCATCATGCTGGAAACCAGCCCTCTAGTTGTGGATGCAGAAAGATATGAAGCTCGTTGTGACTCAGGTTGACCGGATCCTCTGCATCTGAGCCAAACTGCCTCCAATCCTCAAAAATAATTGTGGTTGCAGTTTTACAAGTTCTTAATGCTGGGTCCTAGTGGGCCATACACCCTTGCCTTTTATACAAAAGCTTACTAACATGAgaaaaatccttttttaaaaaaaagaaatggatttGCTGTGATGCTCATTAAAACGGGGTGCAAACCATCTTTATATATAAAACCAGACCTAGATATAGCAGACTTGTTGAACTGCAAATCCCCTTAACTATGGCTTGCTTGTGTTTCAAgatcttttaaaagaaatgttgtaTGTATTATCTGTTACAGGTGTAAATACAAATGGGCTCTTTGGCTTCTGTCCTGGAGAGTTTAATTAGATGTCTGCCAAGAGGGAGGGAGTTAGATGTGTATGTTGCATTGAGGAGGCACAAAAGGAGTCAGCTGACTTGCTGCATTGCTATTAATCCAGTGGCATGGATTTGAGCCTCTGCTGTGATGAAGGTGAAAAGATATTTGATTCCACTCCCAGCCAAGCACAGCAGCACCCCTTACAAAGGCACCAAAGCCCAATCTGGATACAAGCACCTGCCCTCTCAGATCACTTGATTTCCCCCCTTGCAGTTATTTGAGCAGTGTAACTTCCTTTGTTTGCTTCACCCACAATTCTGGCCTCCCTAGTGGCAGTGTTAGGAATTGCATTTCCCGCTGGCATTTGTAGCAAAGTCCTTGGCCGTTGTCAGTTATCTGTATTGATCCCTTTGGGAGATGGATTCTTCTGTGTTGTGGATTTTAGTGCCTGGGGTGGATCTGAAAGGGAAAAcaagaaaagttgtcaaaatggaGATTGAAGTAAGTGCCATCCAGCTATCCACAGGACCTGCTTAAAAAACACAGACATAGCAGTTGAGAGATAGAAAAGGTGGCAGTGTACAAATTTGCTGTACATGTGCTTCATCTCCCAGCAGGGATGCAAGGGACTAGTACCTTAGTAGTTTTGACACGATTTCCTAGTGAACACATCCAGCCAGAATTGTCAGGCAACGCTTTGCACTCCTCTTCGATCTGGCAGGGCTCCATGTCACACCACCACTTTCCGGTTACAATGGAGGCTGTGGAACAGAGATAAGCATTTATCTCCACCAATGCTTGTCCCTTTAGCTGTTTACTTgccttctctcccctgccccacacAGGGAATCAAATGGTTATGGCAATTCACTAGGTTTATGGAGTGTGGGGTTTCATGCTTCACTCTGTCTCAACATGGACAGCCTCTCTGGCCATGCAGACCTTTTAGGATGGCAAGCTATAGGGCAGCAGCTGGTGTGAGCCTCCTAATGCCCTCCCATGCCACAGAACCTTCATCTCTCAGAAGGAGAACTATAGTTATCAAGCCCTTTAATCGTCCATCCCTGAATCCTCTTGCTTGACTATCCTCATCCCCTCCACCATTCTGGTCCTtccctttaaaagaaaattggaTACTTCCTTCTGCAGTATTGTCATCCTACCTCCAATTGCTTTTCTATTCTCTCTTCTCCAAGATCCCGGCTGTCTGGGTTCCTAGCTTTTCCTTGATCCTCTTGGACCCCCCCCCCTTGGGGTAGTGGGTAGGGAGAGGCCTTGGCTCTAAGCACTTACTATCCACACACGAAGGTTTGCCACGGGTTGTCCCAGCCACTTTTCCTGGGAGGCAGGAGCACTGGATGGTTTGGGATCGTTCCTCAATGTGGTTGCGGTTACAGCAGCGGCGAACAGCAATCACCTTGCAGGTTCCGCCACCTAGAGTGAGCAGGAAGCAAAGGGCTATGGTTGGAGAGGAGGGAGGCATTGAGACCTCCCTTCTTTGAAGAACAGCAGCGAAGTCCAGCGCTCTCTACTTTCATCAGCTACTACAAGAGCCCCACCTCTTCAAAAATAACTCCTAACCCCCATGCTCCATTTCCTTTATCAGCATGTGACCCATCACAAGCAGATTGTAACATCTGTCCCTACCACATCTGAGTGTTGGCTGCCTGAAATCTGCTTCCAATATCATATTGAATGTTATGTCACCCTTGTGTGGAATTGCAGTGTATACAGCTCTGGCCTATGGGAATCGGGGAAAGGCTTACTGTAGCAACTGTTTGCCAGCCCAGAGGAAGACCTTTCTCACACTTTGAGAGCTGAGGATGTACAGGAAACATATAGAAACTTCATTCACATGTGCATAAAATACTCTATCTGGGACTTCAGCAAGTGAAATACAGTGGTGTCAAATGGAGAACATATGACCTGGTTTTATTTTCCTAGTAAATGTGACTGGATTGAAAAACAGGCCTCAGGCCTAAATCCTGctttcctgttttatttatttattaaaatttatttacCACTTTAATGGAAAAACCTGTAAGGATTTTTTAATAAGGTTATAACATTGGGAATGGGTACATTTTGCTTCTTGTGTATCCAAAAACCCTTCCCCAGAAGAGAAACAACTCACTGATCACTGGGATTTGATCCCTTGTGGTATGGTACCAGTACTGATCATTATGGTGCTGTTGAGTGTGAATAGGGAACTCCTGAGCACAGATTCCTCGAAAGAGAAGGATGGCAAAAACCATTAAGATTGCTGGAGTGGAATGGCACATCATGGTAGGTCTGGAGAGGGGAAAAGAAAGGGACAAAACCTTGTTAACAGTTAGCTGGTAGTGCTTATTCATCCTTGGCTCTGGAGATGCTGCTCCATCCTGTCCTATCTTAAGTCTTCTTAAGCTAAGAAATTCTATGAGGAGTTTTTAATGTGGGAGAGCATTTGAACACGATTTCATCCACTTGCATTCTGGGGTGATACTGTCCCTAGTGGACCATGGtatgttttttttcttaaaagttTTAATTGGCTCTTCAGAAAGTTTCACTGACAACTCTCATTAATGTCTTGGGCTCTCAGGAAACGTGACCACATAGGCGTGAGACACCCTGCCACCAATGAAAAGCAAAAAAGATAAAATCTCCCAGAAATGGGGCAGTGTGAAAGCCATATGAATATATATGGTTGTACTTTTCTTATGTTATGGGACAAAATGTGAGCTGTGCTGGATGAGATCAAAGGCGTGTCGTATACAGCATCCTGTCtccccatagtggccaaccagaagcctttgGGAAAACCACAAGCAGGAGGTAGGTGCAATAGCCCTCTCTGCAATTGTTccaaagcagcattcagaggcagTACACAGCCGCCATGACTGGTAGCTAATGAGAGCATTATCCTCTCTATCCACACATTTTATGTTATGATATTTAAGAAGTGTATTGCCTGCTGTTCAAAATACAGTGCTCCCACAGTGGCTTACAACATGTGCAATATACACATATATGGGTGGGGCGCAGTAGGATGAGGTGGGGTTGGGGTGGGTGACTAAGGAACAATTGCTACCATTTCTCTAAATAACTGTGATGCCTCTTCAGGAAGACCATCCAGATTGATCTCTGCAAGGACCTTTTCTCACACATTAGCTCCTACATGTATGTCATATGTAAGGAAAATACTAGACATAGATCATATGTACACTTACGGGAAGTCATAGTTGGCTGTGGTTGTACACTTTGTGTACAACATGTACCCATGCAGCAGAGAGAAATAGGCATTCATCAATGCAATGGTGAATGCATGATTTTCCTATACAGAAAAAAAACCTCAACAGATCACAGCTCTTAGCTTTCCTTCCAGGAGGTTCCAACCTTGTCCCAGAAATGCATGAGAGGTGAATGTAATGCAACCTGAGACACTTCCAGGCTGTATTGTGTAAACCTCCCACACTTCAAGGATTCCAGTGCACCAAAGGGATTATTATAGTGTACCTTTGGCGTAATGAAGACAGACGAGACAAGCCTTGCTGTGCATACTCAGGATGGATCATGAATGAATTCTAGATTTTGCAGAGAGGTGGAAtgcatttattccattttctCCTATAATTTTTCAGTTCAGAACCTAGTGGTGGCAAGTCCACAAACCTTCCAGCACATCCTTGCACCCAAACTAGCTACAGATGTTTTGGCAGCTGAGCTGCACATCCTCTGGTTTCAGTTGTTGGGCAAGTTTAAGTATAATCACTGGCCAGGTTTTTGCAGCAGATATAGAGTGGGGCACTTTACCCTCTCTTTCACTTATTGAATGCTGACAAATGTTAACCAATTTCCCCAAGAGGGATTGCTGCCAAACTTCCTTGGCTCTGACCCTTGAGCTGTCCACTACCAAGTCAAGGTTAGACAAAGCTTTCTCTGTTTGTTGTGCTCAAATCAGTGAGCACAAGTAAATATACTGGCACTTTGACACTTTTTATAATTGTTACAGCCTCTTCTACAGTAATCTTCACACTTCCTTGGTTCacaaggcacttcttatgttcttaaggaagaGTGCAGGTTTCTAAGCtatctgaggctgcaatcctataaacaGTTACCTGGAGTAAGggccactgaacccagtggagtgTTTACTTCTGAGCTGACATGCATAAGTTTATAATGTGAAATTTAGTTAAGTAGTTATACATCTGTGAGCATTTATTTTTATGACTTTAATTGAAACTGTTTTCTGCTTTGTTTATGATGTTAttgtcatacacacacacacacacacacagagagagttttgaaagcaacaaacagaacacccaagcttatatatatatatctgtttttcctcctatttgtgttttctttttaataaaaatataacTAAACATTTAAGCAACAGTGTATACTAAGGATACTTTGAAACAGATTAACTATGCCTTGAGTGACAGTGAAGTTTCACTCTTGCTTGGAAATCTCAAACACATTGATGAACCATAGGTATTTGAGCAAATAAAAAGTAGACCATGCAAGATTCTGCATCCCTACCATAAATTGCAACAGTTCCAGCAATTAGAGTATTTGCACGTGATTACTGTACACAGTCTGATGTCCTCCCATATCCTGCAAGAAATTGTTGCATGAAGCGCAGAAAGAGAAACTGGTGCAATCACACCATGATAAATAATCAGGAACAGACTCATCATCAAAGTAAAGTTATATCCAACTATTCTGGAGGGAAAAAATGTATTCCCTGGTGCTCTCgcatccccccatttttttctccccttatgccactctgctgtttcccccaatgtaaaaactccctcccacaagatctctggcatgcctcttccctaaatgtatttcggaaagccttaaagacctggctttttcagcaggccttcggggtatccggggagggttaatcaatataattgtaatgcctcctacccagttttaatattgttgttgtacatctattgtttttattgtattactgtattttattaattgcattttaataattttgtaagtcgcctagagtggccattggccagataggcgacgaagaaattattattattattattattattattattattatataattgtAAGCTCCTCGGAACagtgatattttaaaagaaagataTTACCCAGTAAGTTTTTAGTTAGTTACATTTgcatcctccctttcctccaaaaagctcaaggtatcacacatggttctccccttccattttatcttcaGAACAACCACCTCTGAGAAGTAGGTTGAGTGAGAGAGGGTGACTGGCccaaatcacccagtgagcttcgtgactGAGTCGGGATTTGAACCTGCATCTTCTCAGtgctagtccaatactctaatctCTGCACCATACTGGGTCAGTAAATCACCATGgacataaatgtaaataataatggaTATAAATTAtaacttttaaataaattatttatttcttgcTTCATCCCAGCAGTTCAGGGTGTGTTTAAAATACCTTCGTCCTCTAATTtcattcacaacaaccctgtgaatcagattaggctgagaaataataACCTTAATCCTCTCCAGGAGGTTTTGTGTGCACCAGGACAGCAAGGATTTAATACAGACTCTTCACCCACCTGAGTACCCTGTCCAACACTCTGCATGGTATGGATACACCTCATTTAAGGAGGAATCAGGTGCAAAAGATTTGAGGCTTGTGGAACAGATTAAATTATATCTTATTAAAGCATATTATAAACTTCCAAGCTTTAAAGAAGTCCTTCAAGTTGGAAGCAACCCTAACAACATTGTAGCAAAAGaatattacattttaattttgtctgaaactctgaaaTGTCGTTGGCTCAGTTAAATTGCATACTGTACTACATTGTTTGCCTTCCTTTTTTGTGTTGCCAAGACATCTACAGCTACAAAAGACATGAGAAACTCAAGTAGCTGTCCCTTTAACCCATTTCTTCTGAGCCAGTCACACAACTTCTCCAAACACTATCACAAATCAAGTCTTACCTGTGTCTCTATCCTTGGTGCTGAAGTTTCCTCACCTCTCTCTCCCAGCCATGGAGGGGTTCCTTGAACCCTGAAGCATGGTCTTCTTTGTTCTGACTATCTGTTTCCACactcaggggaggggagggggagcccTGAGCACAAAGTCCTGGAACCAAACTAGCTGTTCTTGCAGCTTTGATCTGTCCTGATCACAACCCCCTTATAAGCTAGCAACTAAACTGCTCTCCCATCCAGATTTGGGGATAGAACCAAACGTCCTGGCTCCCAGCCCTCCTTCTGTAACCCAGCAGATGTCTCAGTATTTGTGTGAGCTTTTGAATCTGACTATTCTTCAGCCTCTGAGCTTGACTGATATATGTGTACGAGGATGTGTGTGTGAGCGAGAGagggtgagtgtgtgtgagagatccAGACTGTCACTCTTTGTGCTTCTTCCTTATACTCTCTGTCGAAACAGCCTTTCTAATACACCCACACAAGGCCTCCTCCTACAGATTTGGCATCCCAGCCCCACTCTCGCTGGGAGATGAGCCCAGGGTAGAACTTTGCCAGGTTTTTTTCTTGCCTTCATTGCTTCTCACATTGGGAGTGAAGTGTTAAATGTTGAAGCCACACAGGATGATATTTTGTAAGGATGCAACTACCAATTCCTATAGCTCTGCTTGTCTCTGACATCGAAGAGTGTAGACTGTTCTAGAGCCTTGCAAGTAACGGAACACATTTGAATACACTGTGCTGACCAGAAAGGCATCTGATCTGTGCTAGCAGCAATTTCACTACCCCAAGGTCAGTCAGTGGTTCAGATTTTAAAGTttacatttgtgggtttttttatagTCTAGATATGATGAAGACTAGAAGCCCAaactttattttgaaaatataattTGACATGCTCTCAATTTGTTAAAAGAATGTGTTCTGTGTGATTGTACATGTCCAGGTTTGGTGTGCATGATATGACATTATGGTGCACTTGAGTATGAAGTTgaaatttaaaacatataattGTTCACATCCTTTAGCTCGCCCATCCTGGAGCCCTGTGACCAGTCAGTCCTGCCAAACATTCCTCTGTTGTGTTCCATCTCAGCCCTGATACTTCTTCCCACTCCCACAACTTGCCAGTCAGTGCCATTCTTTCCCCAAAGCAATTTCTCACCTATCTGAGCTATGTGGGGTGGAAGTTGCAGAAGTTATTGATGGAAAGTTATGAACATTGATGTCTTCCATTCCTTTTCTCCAGGAGTGAGGAATCTGTGCTCCTCCAAGTGTtgcttgactacagctcccatcatccctgactagggttgccaggctcagggcctgagactgatcctgtatctttaggagaagagaaagtcagccaagtgcaggtattcttgcagcACTCTAATGGGaataaccacaaggtggaattctcccttccccctgcacaacttttaaagatacagaagaacacttggaggctgggcctggcaaccaagaggtcttctgtatctttaaaggttgtgcagggagaagggagaattccaccttgtggtttttcccattacagtgttacaagaacacctgcacttggctgactttctcttctcctaaagatacaggatcagtctcaggccctgaacctggcaaccctatccctgaccattggccatgctgtctggggttgatgggagatggagtccagcaacatctggagggccacaggttccctgtccctgctttagtccagggatagggaacatctgacgctccagatgttgttagactcccatcagtcccaaccagcatgaccaatggtcagggatgatgggagttttggcccagcaacatccagagggccacaggctcagAGTCCATACCTGCTTCAGCCCACCTTTTCACCCCTCCCCCATAATCGCAACTGTGCATATCCATCCTGTTATCTCACCTTCTCTAACGTCATCCTGCATAGATTATACATTTTTGAGGGCAgggaccatgtgtgtgtgtgtgttgcaaataAATCATAATTGTCAGCAGTGGCTCTGACGTCAATTAAAAAGTAGGCCATGGGGACAGAGTGTGACCAAGTCCTCCTAGCTCAAATCCAGGCTTGCTCCTGACCCATCATTTCTGAAGTGAGAACAGTGATAGAAAGGGGGGTGGGAGAGGAACACACCGTTTATTAATTAGGCCAGGGATGAAAAGGAAGAGCAGTTCATTTGCTTAATGAGACCTTGTGAAGAAAACTGGCTGGTTGCTGAGAACCATAAACTGTTGCTGGTTCTGGAGCCAGAAATAGACAAATGCTGCAGAATCACAATAAGCCTGCTGGAACTGACTTGCCTCAGCCGGGGTTTAATTTGAGCAAGGTTCTTTCAGACCCAGCACCTGTTTTTGAACATGTGAGGAAATAATAATGGCTATTGTGCCTCTGGGCATGTACAGACTGCATTTCACTGGATAACGACAGCCAGTCCTCACACATTTGGGATGTTTGGAGGTAATTTTTCCTCCTCAAAGTGTTGAATTTGTACCTCCTAATATCAGACACATTAGGAGTGGCTTGGTTCCAGGCAGCACATGCTCAGGGGTACAGTCTCTTTTATGATTACTTCATGTGTTCAAAAACAGGTGCTGTGTCTAAAAGAATCAtgctagtttgtgaagggtgctgagagttgttaggagaccctttcctcctcacagagcaacagttcccagagttccctgggagatggcctgattgttaaatcacttgggaattgtacctctgtgagggaaataggggtctcc is from Rhineura floridana isolate rRhiFlo1 chromosome 3, rRhiFlo1.hap2, whole genome shotgun sequence and encodes:
- the LOC133379224 gene encoding chemokine-like protein TAFA-1 produces the protein MMCHSTPAILMVFAILLFRGICAQEFPIHTQQHHNDQYWYHTTRDQIPVISGGTCKVIAVRRCCNRNHIEERSQTIQCSCLPGKVAGTTRGKPSCVDTSIVTGKWWCDMEPCQIEEECKALPDNSGWMCSLGNRVKTTKIHPRH